gcCTAATTTAAATGTAGAGTAGTTTTGCGTGAAATTGCTTGCTTTCTTAATGTCGCTTTCTTGTCTAACCCCAGTTTTCAGCTAAGTGCTACTTTAAACTGCTTTACACATATCGCTCAACCGATAATTATCCGTTCCATTCCGTTTATGTTTTCTAACCACCTTTTGCCTATGACCTTTTTCTAACCTTATACTCAGCAGTGGGCGGGAagaagttgtttttgttatcatCATACGACGATGGGGTTAGGGTTAGGACGAAGCAAAAGCAAGGACTCAATATCGTACTAATTTTCTTTGAACCGTGCACCAAATCGGGCACGCAACTTCTACGGCAAAGAAAAGATTGCTTTGGTCACGTTTACGCCAGTCAGAGGTTCTTACAACACACGCATTATTTCCATTTATGAAAGTGGTTAATCACGACGCGGGTCCCAGTTATTTTTAAACCGCATGTTCCTAGAGTGGTTCTTGAATGTGTTACTGAAAGGTTACAGATTAAGGGTTAAAATACGAGTCGTTATCAGCAAGCGTGATAGGAACTTATGTTATGCGGTAAGTTAAATTTGATAGTTTGTAATTACACTAGCCTTAACGCACGACTGCGTTGAACGGTATGTctttttgtgcgtgtgtgtatgtatgggtTGCTTAACGGCATGGTGTcgttttcacagaccaacgtATGGCCCTGGACAGGATGACCGGCAGGAAGAACCACAATGGACAAGTACTGTACTGCCCTCTCAAGAACGAAACATGATCCGTTAAATACCGGACCTGGCAGCAAATTAGGATACTATCTGCTCGTAGTGATGTTTGTGATGTGGCTTTTAATTAATCACTAGCGTATTATAGATGCGAATGGTAGTGTTATGCTAAGTTTGTCAGCTCTTCAGTGCAGCTCTTTAGCGTTCGATTGTTCATTAgtgcgtgcttttatttaatgCTGATTTGTTGgctgtttcattattttttttttttcctagtgGCAAGAAttgttgtttctgttgttttccattgttacaatttaacaaaattttatttccatttcattccatACATAAAGTGCCTGTTCCTACCATTTCCTTACCCTTGCTCCTTTATCCCTTTATCATTTCTTGCGGTCGTATgatcactcacacacaaccacactcATCAAATAGTCACATTCTGTTGTTGACTGACATGACCAATTGTGTTTCTTCGCACAATTTTGTTCTTCAAGGTTTATTGTTGTGTGTATCTTGTTTTTGATGTCAGTGAGAACTTTCACAAATGTTTTCAACAAATGGTAGAAGGATACAGTTGGTTTTCAATTGCAATAACCTTTTCCTATGATAGTCACTAAATTAAAGTTTCCATTTTGGCTTTTGGCATATTTTCTCTTTCACGCATCACATTTTTGTGTTAGATTCTATTTTGGCATTTTGTTCTTCTCTAAATTTAAATGTACCTTCTAACCTACTACAGTTGACTTTCCTTCACAAAATATTGTCACTCTTTTAGGTAACCTTCcgtattttcggttttttcgtACGTGAAAACATTATTCATAGAGCTAAATGAAATAACTGTGCTGTCTCTCTTTTCTTTGTCCTCCTGCCGCCCtacaattgtttctttttgtaccCTTGCGTCGCGTTTCCGATTTGTTTGTCGCACGCACCCCCCCGTCTCCGAAGCAGTCTCCGGGTTTCTGCGCAGCCGACGCGAGAAGGCCAAATCGaagaaagccaaaaagaagaaagattcCACGGAAAATTCCAGTGCCAAAGAGGAAAATATTTTGGACGGGTACGTTTGTATGCAATGCTGCGTTTTGCTACTATATTATAatatcatcatcttcatccatTTCTGTTTGCAGTGATAGCAAGGGCGAATCAGCAAATGCGGACAGTGCTACCAATCTGCAAACTACATCCGCGATCAGTGCATCGAACGTCGCACCGACGGCAACACCCGAAGTCGATGAGGACGGTTACAGTATACAGCCGCGCGAAACTACGTGGGATAGTGCGACGATCACGGAAAAGAGCAGTAAGGATCGCTTATTCCTGAATTAATCGTCCAAAAGGCGCGTTCGAATGAAGCTAATTTGCTATCCGTTCCATGCTTGCTTTTAGATAACTTCTACTCAAGCTCCGATAGTGACAGCGAAGATGaacgagaagagaaaaaaatacacgttGAAATTAAACCGCTTAACAATGGTGCCGCACCCATTTCGGCGAGTGTGGATGAGCTGCGAGCAACGGTGGAAAATCTGTCATTGTCACCTATCGGTATTTTAACATCGGTACGTATCGGCAAAGGTGTAACAATTCAACGGGCTTGACATGTGTAGTAGTTCAGTGTCGGACAAGTAGTGTTGTTTTTAGTGATTTAATCACTGCTTTCATCTTGATCTTGTGGTAGTGCTGTTTGCTAATTTCAATTCTTCATACTCTTCGCTGTATAGTGTTAGttcatttatatatttattcattcatttactCGGTTTTATTCATATTGCACATGATATTAATTGTTTGACTTAAGCACGCAATAAGCAAAATAGATTTAGATCCAAGAGTTCAGTTTTATCATGTCtattttttatgatgttttcacactttatgttattttcaacaatttatttaatacgGTATTCTACCGAGTCTATGTGTGCTTTTTACCTTTATTTCCATACgttaattttgatttaattttttgcaaAAGCGATATAAAACAGTGAACACGAAAGTTCACAATTATTTGACGATACTGTTCAATACTTCGTGTTTCACAGTGTGTAACACATTGCTGTAAGTTTGTTGTGCTATACTATATGATGTATCTTgttggtttaatttaattatataaGCGATATATCTTACGCTTCCTTCACACGTGAATATATGATTTTTGTCAGATTTCTAACCCAATTCTTTGaatgccttttttcctttcatccatTTGTACACATAACACTCATCTACGCACTACTACTACTTTCGCCCACTGTCTGTCCACTGTGTTGTGCTGTCGAATTGATCGTGGGTCGATTTGATGTTCATCCATGCCTAATCCATCAttcaaaaccatcatcatcactaaCAAAATGCTTGTGACTGTGGAACAACGAAACCAAACCCGGACGATTGGAAACGCCATCTCATTCACGCACTCTCATTAACCTGTACTAATCTGTTCCGGGGCTTTCACCTTGGTGGTGGCCggtacttaaaaaaaatctaacccTCACCCGCTCCATCacataattgaaaacaaatcaggCAAGGCGCGGTTCGAGCTTCGACCCGCAACACCAGGACCGACTGTTGCGCATGAAACGGTCCAAATCCGTTTCACAGCAGCTCGGCGATAATGGCAACGGGTGCAAACCGAGTCATGATCTGTTGTCATTAAACCATTCTAttttccaacagcaacagcaacagcagcaccatcaacagcatcagcatcatcagctacagcagcagcaacaacaacaatcctcACAGGCACATGCGTTGCACCATCAGACGTCGGTCGGGAACGCGTCGCTTTTGAACAACAGTAACGCCACGCACCTCACTAGTCCCAACGCATCGAATGCGTCTACGCCGACCACAGTGCATCCGTATGCGCCACTCCAAAGCCCAACCCTATCGATGTCAACGAGTTCGAAGTGAGTAAAGTGTTTGCGTGTGGAGAACGATCAACAGTACGCTTTCTAAACGTGTCAATCGACTTGCAGCAATCGATATGCCGATCTTGGGGACATCTTCTCGGAGGTGGGCGATATAAGCATCTCGGCACCTGCGTCCGCGAACCTAACGAAGCTTACACAACGACAAATCCCAACACCGACTTCCGCCGGTGGTAGCAGTATCGCTATACCGAGACCTCCATCCAGACGATCGGAAGCGGCTGGTAAGGCACTGATTAAATGTCAGAATGATATATCGGGATTTACATATTACCTATTCATCTGGTTCATTTCTTAGTTGCACGGGATCGAGTAAGTCCTGCATCACAGATCGCACGTGCCGACAGTGTCGGGAGCTTGGAGTTTCGAAGCCCGAGCGTTGGTATTGGATCCTCTCGCGGTCCATCCCCGTTGACAATCGGCATGTCCGACACGATTCCATTGGCTGTTGCATTCCACGAAATTATTCATGCGTACTTCAAGTAAGATAAGCGTTCTGTTTCAGTATAGTCATGCGCTAGACGAAAAActaatttatgtttgtttataaTATCTTTAGAGGGGCTGACGAGTCCCGATGTCAGGTGAAAATGTCGGGCGACATGATGATATCATTCCCGGCTGGTATTGTTAATGTGCTGACGAACAATCCCAACCCGGCCAAGCTGGGCTTCCGCATCAAGAATCTCCAACATCTCGACAACGTACTGCCCAACAAGCAGCTCGTCACGATCGATCGCCTACAGTCGACCAGCTTCAGCACGACGCTTGAGTTTAACATGCCAGTATTAACGGCGACCCTGCGGCGTCAATCCGAACAGAACCCGAACGCACCGCACATTAACGTCGACATCCTGAAGTATCAGATCAAGGCAAAACCGGGTGCCGCGTCCTGCCCGTTCCAGCTCGTGTCCTACTGGAAGTGTGAACAACGGCACACGGACATTAAGATCGATTACAAGTATAACTGCCACGCGATGGCTCAACCGTCTCCGTTGCTGAACGTTTCCATCTCGGTGCCGGTCGACGGTGGCGTAAAGAATGTACAATCGAAACCACATTCCGCATGGTTAGTAGAGGAAGGAAATTCTGCGTGTGTGTCGATTGCAGCACTCAATAGAAGAGCGTTCTCTTACCATTTTAGGCAAGGAGAATCGAACCGATTGGTGTGGAACTTTACGGATATATCGCAACACTCCGAGAGTGGTGGTGTTGATACGCTCCGGGCACGACTCGAGGTTGGTACGGGACCGTCGACACCGGCCATCATTTCAACTCAGTTCAACTGCGAAGGAACGACACTGTCTGGAATTGAGTTCGAGCTAGCCGGTTCTGGCTATCGACTGTCGCTTGTAAAGCGCCGCTTTGTATCTGGTACGTTAAGGTACGATTGTGGCGCAAGCACCGAAGTGTACTCACACGATTGTGTTTTTGTCCTACTTGCAGGAAAATACATCTGCGAAGGGGACGGAATACGAACGGTAAAAACACCTACACCACCAAACGTGTCGGGCGTTATGTCACCGATCCCGTTCGGAAGCGGCAAGTCTGCAAACACTTCATCCGGTGGCACAACCGGATAGTATCGGTTTTTCTTCTATTAGAAATGCCAGTACCGTGTAAACACTTTGGTCGCCGAGGAAGAAGCGCGTGAACTGATGAGTAGAAGTTACCACAAGTTAGTAGTACTGGCGTGTACATCCGGGCATACACCGTCCACGTCTTCGTGACCATCGAACATCAACATGCGAGAAAATGTAGTACGGGAAAACGTTAGCCACTCTTAGATTCTGTTTGTACACCCGGTACGAGTTTCGAATGTCCAATTGCTTTCGGAGGTAATTAGGtgagttttatttccaaaccAGACCAGACAAGTGAAACGAATCGTCGAGGACTGTACCGTGTAGCAAAGGCTTGTTCAGGTGGAGTAAGGTGAGAATGTTGATAAGTACCAGGCTAGGAGATTTCAAGATCGTTGTTAGTCCCGTTTTTGGCAGGAATAAGTGTGCGGAGTTGGTTAAGAATAGCCTTTTGTAGTAATGGGTATGGTGCCTTCCTTCTTTAGTGCAAACCCTCGCCGGTCCGTCGTTGCACGCGCCACCGGCTTTGTTTGTCCAGAATAGTTCTATacatacatgtttttttttttcttcagttcCGGCCAACATCCGTTCTTTTTTGTACTAAACTTTTAGTATTTTCTTAGGGACTGAACGTCattcctgttgttgttggtctgtgtttcatttttttccattagcTATCTAGCTTTGTGTTAATTTTCTATCTATTACCTATTCCTCAACACGCGAGAATGCTTTAAGTAATGTAAATTCCATGTTATACCTTCTGCAGAAGGCGCTCGCTCGAAAGTAATCATATTAAGACAAACATCACACAAACCGGGCGGGCGCTTTTCTCCGCGAATATATTAGATTTAAAGATGAACGATCGGTGAGGAGAAATGTGCTGGAAAGTGGAATACCTGCAGATCTTTACAGCCGAGCAGCAGGTGTGAAGGCTGTATTTTACGCATGCTTTCCAACAACTCACTGCTCGTGTTAGGACGCCAATGAAAATACTCTAGCGTTGAACATATACAATTGAACGTAATGCACTGCATTCGCTGTTCCAGTGTGCCCAGAGTTTGAGTTACGATAGTTGATGGTACTCCAACATGCACTGTACGTTTATACTGTTATTTTATGCTCTACCGCAGCATATGCAAAAACATGTAAACTTATGTACGTTCGATGTACTCGGTGTCCCTATGCTTAGGAGAGAGCTCCCTTAGTTATCCCGTTTCGGTACAACACACcggtattattattatttcccaTTCTTCTGCACTAGGGAAGTAGGTTTAATGATAGGTAGAGCAGGACATAAGGGAGGGCAAAAGAATCTGAACTAAAACCGGGACTGTTTCCTATCGTATCGAactatgaaatgaaattaatccaATTGCCCCCAATCTCCACTCCCCACTGGAAGAGTTTGCAACATTTGTAGGTTAGGCAACAACGCAGTAcacaacaataaacacacacacacaaagccgcaaaactgcaaacgatttacatttaaaaaaactacCGATACACTTGAAATCCACTTTTGCATACAAAAACACTTATTCGAATAGGAACAAAAAGGACGCAACATTTATCCAGGTATCATTATTATATGGCATTgtgcgaaggaaaaataaaaattaggCAATTATCAAACAATGAGTAGTGACGCGGACACAATTCGAGTCTTACATATCCGTACAGAACTACAGGATTGTATTACTATGTGATATTTCTGGGGGGAATCTTTTGTAATGCAGGCTAGTCCCTATGACTAGAACCTGTTGCGATTGTAGAACCACGGTAGATGAGTGGAACTATCTAACAACAGTTTCTCAAACACTACTTCACATCCTGATAAATCGCTAACCAGTTTGTGAAATACATTTCTTCAATAGTCCAATCTTCAAACAGTACACATTCCCATATTTTCACAGTAGTGAGTATTATTTCCATGTAAaattgcaatacaaaaaaaaagaaaagcgaaacataTAACTTTACAATCACACCATCGGTGGTGCACAGTGTAAGAACTCTTTCTACTGGCAGCACTGATATTTTGACCTATCTACTTAGTATAATAACTTGTCTTTCTAAGTAACACGCGCCTGTGTTCAGGCAGTAGGCAGTGTTCCGTTGCCAAGTTGCTCAGATGCGAATTTGCTAACATTCAGCAGACTTGTACGGCGGCCGCTGGCAGTCGGTTTGTTTGAGGTATAGAAGCTGGTTCCGGCAAGTGACGCTATTGAGGGTGCTTTGCTGGCAAAGCTGGCAGTGGTGGACCCAAAGGAGGTACCTATCCCTCCAGGTGTATGGCTGAACTGGTGATGGTAAGATGGTGTTTGTGATTgctgtggtggaaaaatgtgtcGCGCGGTTAGTGTGGACCCGGTTGCAATGGacccaccagcaccaccaccgccgacgGTAGATGGGCGGGTAAGTTTCGGAAAAAAGAGTCCGGTTCCTTCGGTCGTAAATGTAGGTGACACTGTTCCTGTTTTTCTATCTAACGGGTTAGTCGTTTGCTGTAGGGCACTGTTAAAGAGATTTTGCTCACTGAACAGCGATCGCCGTTGTGAGGTATTAGTTCCATTAGCGAACGATCTATCGCGAGCCATACTGTTCCATTCGAACACGGACGCAGACGATGGAACTGGCGACGGTTGTTCGCTCCGCGGAGTTGGCACGATGTGTTGCGATCCATCCAACCGTGTTTCACCGTTGGAACATGCGTCCACTTCCGTTGGTGTGTTACGGCGTGTTGTACCGGTTTGCGATTCAAAACCCGAGCTTTGTGATGAAGTGCGCGACATGTGCGTTAGTTGCCCACCAAAGCTACCGCTCGTCCACAGTGTGTCTTTTGCAAAGCCTTTAGACGGTTCGGGAGCTCGGAAGACACGTGCGCGGTGATGTAGTGAGGTGGGTCCCATCGTAAGCTCTTCATACTCCGTTTCGGGGTTGAACTTTTTCGCAAACGGATTTGTGGCGCCTGCAAGCGATGTGCGAGAACCGAGCATTCCGGCGGCGTTCAACGAAACTTGTGCACTGATCGAAAGCCGATCGATATCGTCTTCGATTAGTGGATCGTCTTCCTCCCGGAATGGACGATCTTCCTCCTGATTGATGGTGTTCATTGAATAGCGAAACTGATTAAAATTCCGCTGGCGACCGGAGAGCGTCGTTGTAGGTCCAGATCGACGAGTGTTTTGTCTGTGGGATAGGGTTTGAAAGTTATCCACCGAAAACGAAGGTGTTTTCAGCAGCGAATGGGCAGACGCGCTAGGTGTGATGATTTTTCCATCAAATGCAGCCCTTTTATCAACGGTTCCGCAGGTTTGATCTTCACCAGCCGCCACATTGAATAGTGAACCACTAATTTTGCTGAACCCTAGCGGCGGAGAATCATCTACCGTCAGAAATGGATTCGTtggagaaattgaaaaaacGGAAGGACTGCCCGATTTGGTTGTATCGAGCGATTTCGCACTAATATCACCACTCACATGCCTCATAGTGGAACGGCCTGACACAGGCGGACTTTTATTGCAAAACGCATTATGATCTGCTCTAATTGATTTTTGCTCTGAAACTTCGTTACCAGTGTCGGCATCGGAATAATCGCTTTCCTTGCACTGTTGGGAATAGATTTTGTGGAAGCTTGAGTTAAGATTACTGGCCGGCACATCACTGCGGATTAATCGTTGTCCGATGCTGCTGAGCGATATCGCAAGAGCAACGGTGGTAAGCAGGAAGCCTGCTATCGATGAATCCTTCACCTGGGCGTACTTGAGCAAACAATCCACGAGGCAAAGTGCCACGACAAGCAACTGCTTCACGATCGTTCGTTGACTGCCGAGAGAAGCTAGCAAAGCCGCCAGTGCTACTATCGCTACGTTCAACAGCAATGAAGAACTCCTTTCGCTTGGCACTTGGGCCGAAATGGTGTCGTAGTAGCGTGCAGATGTCATTAACACCGAATTCGGCACATattggtgaaatatttcgtaCCCTATCGATTCAATGCGATTCGTCGTTTGTTGTACGTTCGGTTCCGACAGCAGCTTATTGAACTGTTGGAGAAACAATTCGCGCATTGCAAGAGTGTATGAGAACACCATAGTAATGCCGGAAAGCAGCGGCGGtggacaaagcaacaacagctcGGACACGGTCCATTCGGAGTCGGCAAAGTTCTGCTGTAGCTTCACTAGCAGCAACCCCGTGATGGCCCATACGCACACCTTTGCCCAACGCTGCCGCTTCAGGTGAGCTAGTTGCTTGCCTGAAGCTCGTATGTGCATATCCAAAACATCCACACTTTTGCTTCCAATCTGGGCCAGCTTCGAGCCAAGTATGTTGCGTTTCACATCGTTCAGTGTGCGCTTAAGGACGCGTTCACATCTTCCACACAGCTTGTACGCTTGTTCCAGTTGTTTGCTAAAATACAGAAACATAACTTTAATAACCCACAAAAACGCCACGGGAAGCCACGGAAAGGAGTGCGATATGGTGATTACCGGTATTCGTCCACCTCCACATCGTAATTATCTTCATCTTCGGGCACGAACGATGCTAGCTGATGTATTTTTAACTCCTGGTTGCGATTGCATCCAAAACACAGACCGTTGTTGCTCAGGAATCGCCCATTACCGATCGACGAACGAATCGTGGAACTGTCCCACTTATCGTCGTCCGTGACGTTTGAAGGATGATGATAGTAATAGTTGTTCAGCCGCTGCTGGTACTGTTCCGGTATCTCCCGATTGTAGTCTCCGTCCGCGGTAAACCCATTGTACTGCTTACAAGCCGGGCAGACGAATGAATTCGACTGATCGTATGGAACGCTTGTATCATGATTACAAAACCAACAGTTCACCTTCGCCGGGAAACGTCTCCTACGGGGAAATTACaccaaatgtaaacaatagcTTGTTTTGACGGCAAAGCTAGCTTATGCCTCCCTTACCGAATGTTCAAGTACAGATTAACGCACGTAACTGCAGAAACGAAGCATATTATAACCAATGGCACTATGATCGTgcccaccagcaccagcaaatTCGCgcccattttctttccctgtGGTCCTTTTAtcctctctttctttttcgcgCAAACACAGCTTCAACCACGCGACATTTGCAGCACGGAGCAAAACGAGTGGCTCGCTATTTTTGTTACTGTTCCTTTACCTTACTCCATCTTGGTTTGTTGGTTAATGAAACACTCTTTTTACGATGGGTTTAGTTAAGTGTAACAGTGataaaaagggtttttataacacgttttttactttttaattcGACC
This region of Anopheles marshallii chromosome 2, idAnoMarsDA_429_01, whole genome shotgun sequence genomic DNA includes:
- the LOC128709805 gene encoding F-BAR domain only protein 2, which produces MTVDFNDYFWGDKNNGYEVLYQNMKYGLSATKELAEYFRERSNLEEYNSKLLTKLANKAGSSGGGTFSPLWIILKSTTERLSELHAQKVQKLTELVKNVTKYAEDLHKKHKSVKEEESGTQDAVQAMKESTTAVAKAKDIHNARLQEVEKARKDNSTKEIEKSEAKLRKHQDDYKALVEKHNIIKQEFEKKMTITCRRFQEMEEAHLKQMKEFLSSYMDIVQNNFDLVGQVHSDLKRQFLELTVDKLLEQFVLNKYTGLEKPELIELDFESGTANASGAGSGNNSHQLLVNTSASVPGGSTSPAASSLAGGLLESPTLSATSSSQPINIGPTPTSKKESSHLRSWFSSSSTAAVPTNSPVNLSTSPTATSVGGGGLRYDGHGASDLSTQHHPMSLRAMSPVPSVLNESSSVSGSAQSTSKHSISGFLRSRREKAKSKKAKKKKDSTENSSAKEENILDGDSKGESANADSATNLQTTSAISASNVAPTATPEVDEDGYSIQPRETTWDSATITEKSNNFYSSSDSDSEDEREEKKIHVEIKPLNNGAAPISASVDELRATVENLSLSPIGILTSQQQQQHHQQHQHHQLQQQQQQQSSQAHALHHQTSVGNASLLNNSNATHLTSPNASNASTPTTVHPYAPLQSPTLSMSTSSNNRYADLGDIFSEVGDISISAPASANLTKLTQRQIPTPTSAGGSSIAIPRPPSRRSEAAVARDRVSPASQIARADSVGSLEFRSPSVGIGSSRGPSPLTIGMSDTIPLAVAFHEIIHAYFKGADESRCQVKMSGDMMISFPAGIVNVLTNNPNPAKLGFRIKNLQHLDNVLPNKQLVTIDRLQSTSFSTTLEFNMPVLTATLRRQSEQNPNAPHINVDILKYQIKAKPGAASCPFQLVSYWKCEQRHTDIKIDYKYNCHAMAQPSPLLNVSISVPVDGGVKNVQSKPHSAWQGESNRLVWNFTDISQHSESGGVDTLRARLEVGTGPSTPAIISTQFNCEGTTLSGIEFELAGSGYRLSLVKRRFVSGKYICEGDGIRTVKTPTPPNVSGVMSPIPFGSGKSANTSSGGTTG
- the LOC128708836 gene encoding uncharacterized protein LOC128708836 produces the protein MGANLLVLVGTIIVPLVIICFVSAVTCVNLYLNIRRRFPAKVNCWFCNHDTSVPYDQSNSFVCPACKQYNGFTADGDYNREIPEQYQQRLNNYYYHHPSNVTDDDKWDSSTIRSSIGNGRFLSNNGLCFGCNRNQELKIHQLASFVPEDEDNYDVEVDEYRKQLEQAYKLCGRCERVLKRTLNDVKRNILGSKLAQIGSKSVDVLDMHIRASGKQLAHLKRQRWAKVCVWAITGLLLVKLQQNFADSEWTVSELLLLCPPPLLSGITMVFSYTLAMRELFLQQFNKLLSEPNVQQTTNRIESIGYEIFHQYVPNSVLMTSARYYDTISAQVPSERSSSLLLNVAIVALAALLASLGSQRTIVKQLLVVALCLVDCLLKYAQVKDSSIAGFLLTTVALAISLSSIGQRLIRSDVPASNLNSSFHKIYSQQCKESDYSDADTGNEVSEQKSIRADHNAFCNKSPPVSGRSTMRHVSGDISAKSLDTTKSGSPSVFSISPTNPFLTVDDSPPLGFSKISGSLFNVAAGEDQTCGTVDKRAAFDGKIITPSASAHSLLKTPSFSVDNFQTLSHRQNTRRSGPTTTLSGRQRNFNQFRYSMNTINQEEDRPFREEDDPLIEDDIDRLSISAQVSLNAAGMLGSRTSLAGATNPFAKKFNPETEYEELTMGPTSLHHRARVFRAPEPSKGFAKDTLWTSGSFGGQLTHMSRTSSQSSGFESQTGTTRRNTPTEVDACSNGETRLDGSQHIVPTPRSEQPSPVPSSASVFEWNSMARDRSFANGTNTSQRRSLFSEQNLFNSALQQTTNPLDRKTGTVSPTFTTEGTGLFFPKLTRPSTVGGGGAGGSIATGSTLTARHIFPPQQSQTPSYHHQFSHTPGGIGTSFGSTTASFASKAPSIASLAGTSFYTSNKPTASGRRTSLLNVSKFASEQLGNGTLPTA